Part of the Vanacampus margaritifer isolate UIUO_Vmar chromosome 12, RoL_Vmar_1.0, whole genome shotgun sequence genome, AAGATGGCAGGAAGAGGTCCATCAGTGCTTTGGTCGCCGTGGGCAACGGTCAAGGCGCTGCAGGTACAAACTCAGTGTGGTTGTCCCCTACAGCAAACCACCACAATAAGCAATAGAAGGTGACATTTAGTgtattgtgcaggtgtacctaatgttgtgtcccaattgtatttgaatgatccagtgttttaaactacttttaggactcattttatgttaatgtttgaagtcaatgtactgtatactgtatgttagctcattcataaaaaaaaaagaagtaaattttCCGCTTTCCATCTTAAATGTAAAGTTGACTTAGCTCAGCACCCTGGGGTACGCCGGATTCATCACTGCTCTGTAGAGGATGGATTAAAAGCAAAGGATTCTCGGTACAGAATCCGAAATGGAGCTGCCTGTCAATCACAAgttctttttaattttcaatttagTTACAAGGTCAGAATGTGTGAATGAGGAAACTCCATTTTGTGTGCAGGTTTTGCCGTAGGGAAGGCGGCAGACAGAAGAACAGCTCTGAGGAAGGTGAGAGTAACGATTAGAACTCTTTTGACATTATGAGTACcttgaatatgtttttttttttaagttcttaAACTTAATAGCAGCGGTAATCGTCCTGCGGTGTCTTTAAGAGTAGAATTTTCCCATACAGCTCTTGAATTAGATGCTTTGTTGTGCAGATATTGAAGTGCCTGTTGTATTCTATTGACTTTGGGATCATAATTACAcgcgcgtgtgtttgtgcaggcAAAGAATCGAGCCATCCACTATTTGTACTTCATAGAAAGATACAACGACAACACCAGTGAGTACACACTTCGATTGCTAGTCGCCACTTTGAGAACCAAACTGGAAGAAAAATGCCTCAAAATTGTTTGCTGCAATatgaaagcaacaaaaaatgcGCAACTGGCTGCCGAAATGCCATTCGATACGTCAACAAGGCGTTTGCTGTCAGTCAGCTCAGCACAATGACCTAACAAAGTGAGCAACAAGGAggtttttccttattttttaaaattgttttctacTTGTCTTGACGTGTGATTCATGAGGCACACAATGTTTCCAAAAGCTCGTCTTTGTCTGACAtttaaatgtcctttttttcacAAGATTTCACACCTAGCGCTAGCAGAAtggaaaacattattatttttttttttaaagaacaaacaataaaagacaaatgttttagCAGCACTTTAGTGCTTGCTTTGTTAGAAGAGGGCAgaacaaaaatatgcaaaaaaggCTGTCAAAAAATGGATGTAACATTAGTCTTTTTTCACATATAATAAAGAATATATAACTGTGAGCATTTTGTGTATTGTCTGCATAGTCGTGGTACCCCTGTACTTGATTTCAAAGGGGGCAAGTGGAGAGAAAAGACGCCAAGCAagcaaaaatggtgaaaaataatgcaagacattttttccccattacatTTGATGTTTGTGTTGGTCAACAGTTTATCACGACATTGAATCCAGGTTCAAAAGGACGACGCTTCGTATGAAGAAACAGACCGAAGGTACAAACTGTTGTATAACAAATGGTTTCTTGTCCTCGTGGAAATTATTTCCAAAGAGGTTTCCGTGTTGTCCACTTCCAGGTTACGGCCTTCACTGTCACCGCGCCATCATCACGATGTGCAAGCTGATTGGCTTGAAGGACATGTACTGTAAAGTAGACGGCTCTGTCAACCTGCTCAACGTCACCAGGGCGCTCTTCTCTGGCCTGGTCAAACAGGTAATGGCAGGCAGATGTTCACAGTTCACATCATTTACtgtaacatttacagtattttattttttattagagatgtaaggcgattaaaatttttagtcggaattaatcgcatgacttcaatagttaactcgtgcttaattgcaaatgttatatctgttctaaatgtacaataaaatgtcaaaattcatactcttgttaaaatagaagtggaaaatgttaaactaatagaaatatggctgcatcttttagttatcgattcagtaatttcataattcattcaaattagttagaattaaaaatgttccctgatgtaaaaaaacaagtgatattgatttatattGAGGTAATTTTACTGCCACTAGCTAgcatttgtaatttattttaaatttttattattattttttttttttataaaaaatttttagagagggagctcagtattgtaaattcggtaatcttaccgattcgacatgtcatcatcattgctctccttttttttttttctctctctctttttttttgtatgtgcatgtgtgagtgtgtgctcattaattcacttaaaacctattaaaaatcccataccgttcacctaaaccgaatacttcagaatccagctagagtcgtgaggttttcaggagacccgaggaaggatcgaagaaaaggaagaaaagtgaaatcccaccgggttaccaaccagaatcaatcaccaaccccagaaacatctaaattccaacaaattagggagacctcaagagaccaaaggaaaggctgaggaaaggaaggaaggtgagatccacagacatcagcctccaccgatttaATGACCAGAGGGAGAAGCagattttgtttgaatttcaatagatgctggtgtggtggatctggcatgcatgaaaacctccaccaaagaggggagccgtcgaccctggccaggacagagcaagcacaaccccgggctccgcaggggccaccggccggagagcaaacccaggagccaggagcgccccccaccccaacacggccccagcccaacgcagcagaacggggcacggcaggcccgcaaGGCACCCCACCGACCCACaaccccaccaccccccaccctagttgtggggtgcattaaaattggaggggagttgtagggcgaagacggtgtctccaccttACCCCaaccccccaaagtgtgtgttttgtgccctatgtgtctattagCAACGTGTATTcctgcaaaactagtgcagtgagttaagaggagcgactaGCGGGGCCTCTCCTAACCCAGCGGGGGCAGGAGGCAAACCCGCGCACCACACCCCCACCCAACCCCCCAACGGGatcccggcgggcatatggaaACAGcgcggcggggcgatagggctcgccccccggatactggggcccgcccgaggtgccaggaggctcaCTGGAGCGGGGCAGCCACAACACCCCAAAACGCCCGCCCAGCCCCCGGAGCCCCAAGACCCTGGCCATGTATGGAGTCCctggcccaggggagggggaggaaggcggacaggacgggggaaggagacaaCAAATAGGGCAAGGGGCGGCGACAGGGCagcagagagaggggagaggaggaggaagggtgacgagggagaagggacagggaacACCGGAGGCCCACccgccccgaaccgcgtcgccgggcacAGAGCGACGGATCGCGACGGGGCGGCGctgccccggacaccagggagagcactGCAACGCagcaagagacccagggaacggccaaggcgcagccgccacccagcagccaacagaggggcagaaccgcccacgctcagccagggggggacagtaCCTATAaagttaacccactggcatgcagtgattccgaatattaacccttagtgcccattgggcaaatattttgtatttttggagcaaggatgtatatgatataaacatattatctaagaaaagatggtggagatgtgtaattcctttctgctcccacacacctaaataaaacaatttgttgttaagttgaaagttgggattatgccatatgggagaaagcccgcagagctccaattgggcttttgtcatttctagtgccttccaccaaggCGGTCAGGGTggtggaaatcattgggtttttaaaacaattgtgcaTTTGTAAGTTGTtggcgacagctcagtgcatttttcttgctAAATTTTggcgtggacgtgtctgctgtgttgcgactggaattacctcagtacaggctttccaagtaaggggcggtcctTAATTGTGCggtaaaaaaaagtagtgtcGTTAAAAGAAcattaaattaacgcactacttttgacacccctatttttttattattatgcggTTATGGTGTTATAAATATTCTTCAATTGTTACAATATACtgttgtcaaaaaatattttgggctgaagaaacaaataatgtatttattaatgtattttctaATTGGGTAAATAACCTTAtattaataaattttgtttgtaatgcactttatatttcaacaatctcaaagtgctacaaagtaaaaaatgtaaaagcaaAAGTTTTTTATAAAAAGAAGTCTTAAGAGCCCGTTTAAAAACGGTCTAAAAAGTATATTATACTTGGTATTAATCATTAAAATGcataatatgtatgtatgtaaatgtcaTAAATGCATTtatcatgcatgcatgcatccgaagttttattatttttaatcaattcgttgttaaaaaatatagtatataaattatactgtatatgtacaaatttgtattttataattagaAGTAATTTATATGGTTTTAActaattgttaaattaataaatacgcATTTCCTTTTtccatcctgaaatttcactgTCTATTTGCTGGTAATTTAACTTCTGAAAGCTTTTGAATCTAATATTGGACAACACGCACACTTCAGTAAACATCATGTGACCACCAACACCATCCTCATCCATTCGTCAGGAAACCCACCAGATGCTGGCCGACAAGAAGCAGCTCCACGTGGTGGAGTTCCGGGAGGAGCGCGGCCTGCTGCCCGTGGTGGTGGCCTCCCCCAAGGAGGGGGCGCGGCCTCAACCGGAACCCGAGCACGAGATCCCAGACACACGTCTGCACTGGGACGATGTCCGCGCCAACCAGGGATTCAAACGCTCCTTCTGGGCGGGCATCAAGCGCACCATCTGGTAGAACCGCCATTCATGTGGAAAGCTCatttttatgtcattattttctaATCATGTGAATTTATTGTATGATATGAAAATAACCATGATGAGATGTCACAAGCCAACAGTCTTCTTGGATTTGTAacgtaaatttaaataaaatgcaacttCAAAATCAAATGGATCTCGTGATTCATTTGAATCTTTAGTGCGTGTTGATGGACTTGGCAAACTGTCagcagctgttttttttgtttttttatttaccagGAAGTGCGACTGAATCAATGTTGCAGACCACCAAGTTGCACATGCTtgcaaaaatagtttttttactGTTGGTGTAACCAACATGAAATCACAGAGCAATCAAGGGGTGAAAAGCAAGCCacacaaacatgttttattttatttatgaagaATTTAAAAGAGCAATAGAAAATAATTGAATGGCTCAAAAATTCTAATGTAGGCTGACTAGGAAATGCTAATACCAAGCTAATTGAAATGTTGGTCATTAGGAGgattgttttctgttttcagAAGTGTTTCCACCGCAGGGATGACAGGACGGCGTGAATGAAGTAGAGCAGCGCGGCTGTGAAGGCAAACACCTgcaacacacacattaaaatatTGGGTATAGAACAGAAGAAATAGTATGAAGcttgtgtaaatgtttttaccACAGCAGCAATGTCAATCTGGTAGATTCTGAACTCTCCTGCTTTCATAAGAAAGGTGATGAAGGCTAAGTCGACCCCAGCACTGAGATAGAACAACGCAGCCAAAGCGTGATAGGCAAAATCCTAATACACACATATAGTGAGTTAAATTACTTGATGCTTGGCAAGTCTTCTCATATAATAATCAAGTGTCCTAATATTTCCTTATTCTCTCATCACATTGTCATCACAATCTTGCCTTGTCACAAAATTTTAGAATCAGTTCTAATGGTCTAATCTCAATCCTTTTAATGTTAATCACATGCTTATTTTATTAGTAGACTCAAgcacaggggtcagcaacctttcccgtcaaaagagccattttaggccaaataaataaccataaatgtgtctggagccgcaaaacatttgaagattgagATGAAGGAAaatgttagtgttagtctactGAGGGCCCAACGGTAAGTATGAGAGCAGCATTCaatactttgacattcattttcttctacctttcgtcttaaattttgggatttttttggtgtgtttttttcatacttcgtttttcatacatttttcaacttttccctttctgttaaatttctgacatttccaACAAATTCATGGGCATATATTATTGTCTCTCTACTTCCTTTTTTATGgatatttttggacatttttttctggCTTTTTGCCAGCAAATTTATGACACTTTGGtatttttgtggacattttataatattttttgtgatttcttcttttatttttggacatgttatagtaactttttgaatgttttgtttgttgctttgtttctttaaaaaaaaaaaggaaactttttgggcaattcccaaaatgtattatggtaattttctgcctctttttatggtggtggtgggggcatTTTAGGGTATtttctgaacattttctttttctgccttttttttttattcaattatctgacatttttggcaatttcatgaatatgaatatgaaaatttcttgttttcctcttcctttttggacatttttaggtaatttaaaaaaaatcatctatttTTCACAACTTAAAAATGTGAACTGACGTTTTtgggaatatttatttattaatttttatctaaatcaattcatttgaagaatGCGTTatctaaaaatacaaatgcatatgttaaaaatgtattaatttttactaattatttttttgagatCCACAGCGAGACACAGGAAACAGGTACTAAAGAGCcgcatgtggctccagagccgcaggttgcagacccctggtcaATCATAAAGTACAGTCTAATATTGCACTGCATTTAAGTGTAATATGCTTTCTTTTGGAATTTTCAGATGGGCAATGTTTGTAAATGGGTGTCTTCAACTGCGCCGCTGTGGGAGTGAATACAGCTGGAGAGACGCCTTACAACGGTGACCCACGTTGAGCCGTTCTTGTGACATCCGGCGATGAAGATGACCACCCAGAGGAGGGTCATTACGAAGCAGAAGACTGACACGAACATCACCCAGCCCAGAGGGTTGGGTGGCTCCACGTGGGTGGACGCCACCAGGATCCACACCAGCCCACCTGTCACCTGCACGCAAGATCACCAGCTGAAAACAGATTCCATACGTTATTATGAATACCAGtgctttgatcttttttccactttctaaTTGAgatgaatatttttataatgAGTTCATTACACAATCTGTCAGAGAAATGCAGATTTCTTCCTTAAGAACCTAgaaaatctaaacaaaacaaaaaaaattattattgatttcagtgtgtattatataaaacatgtttgagTTTGTGCTACAATCTTCACATTTTCAAACTGGAATTTGAAAggctaaaaaatgaaaatgaattttatgCTAATGGGTTAAAGCAAACTGCTTTGTTTTTGGAAGATCAAATCATATTTCTTGACAACTCATAACTTTATACAAACTTTCAAATTATCAGAAATCCAAGCGTTGACATACTTGCACCTGTTCATAAAATGGTGCCTGAGCAAGACCCAAGGCAGCAAAAAGACCAGCTGTGTTTATGTAGAAACATCTTCCTTACACAATCTGGGTCTTCACTCACAAAATAGCTCCAATAGAAATCATCCAAATGAAAGCATGTATAACCGTTGCTTCTTTGATGTGGTCATTGGTGAAGGTCACTCACCAGTTCGGGCAGGTAGAACATATCCGGCACAGTCACGCATATTGCCAGTCCGCTGGGCAGACTTCCCATGGATTGGGTTGTGGTCGCCGCCATCCCAAAATAGTCGCACCTATTTTTCCTTGTCTTGGTCGGTGGGGACTGAAGGAATAGCGAGCAGGTAGAAATGCTAGTTTAACCGGTTCTGGTATTGTTGGTGTTTCTCACATCTCCACACAcactctccatttttttttttttttgttgcaatgtGAAATTTTGTGGCCCCGGGGCATGAGTGAAGCCAGATGGAATATCGCCATTGTTATCGTCTTGTTTGCATTTTAGACACTGGACACGAATCCCAATGCCGCCGGGACTGTGTGAAAAGTTGGCAGTAACAATTTCATCTAATGCAATAAGGTAGGGTTGTAGACAGTCAATACTGACTGaccaatttttttccacacaaaaatcaacttttaatataatttacGGTACTATGTTTTTCCTGCATGtcattccaaatctgcaaaaaaatatttggcgtACTCATGTTGTAGTATAAGGCACTATAAGACACAGTGCAAGTGTATCTGCCATCTCGTGGTGAAGGGTGACATTTTTTAACCATACAGTGGAACGCCATTATTCACAGGGAATACGGACCGGGACGGCCcgtgaatagcaaaaatctgtgtatggttgatgcccattgaaatgcattggggggattttttttttcatttatcaaaattacacaaaagaatcactgattaaaaaaaaaaaaaaatttgaacaaaaatatactgaaaaaaataactgcGTATTTGGGGATTCACTCTAATATAGGAaacgtgtttatttatttatttatttattttatttcccccaaaatattttgggagGTGGAGGAAGGAATAGGGGATACTCAAAGTGTTGTctccagttgcccatccctgcatTTACTACTGACATGATCAAAATGAAGACTTTTGGACATGCTACCACTAAAAACATGCCTGAAGCATTAAgaccacacatacagtatgcgtCTTTAAATATCTGCAGTAGAATAATAGCGCTTTACAttcatttaaagacatttaaataaacaaaaactttcACTTTCTATCATAGTTGTCATAAATAATCTGCAGACACATTTAAAGTCtatgtatttattcttttatttcacATTGCAGATTTGTAAATATACGCGTTTAGCGAAATCATTAATGAAGTATATACAAAAAGTGAGCATTTTCAGACAAATAATCGTCTTGGAACATTCATCCATGCACGACATAATGTGatcctttcaaaaataaaaagcagaattGAAAGGCTCGAGGATGATGTACAGATTGCTTGTAAACACAAAAGAATAAAATAGTGAGCATTTTGTACACACGCGTAGCAAAAGGTCACCATGACATTTGGTTTCATATGTTTAACtcactttttatttgaaaaaatggaCACTTGGTCTTTATAGGAAAGCAAAATTGTCCTTAgtgtattttgtgtgttgtCATGGAAATGTATTAGTcaatcatataaaaaaaataaaaacaattgtaaCTCATATGTGAAAATGTTGGACGCGTtgcagtgaaaatgtgaaatattagattttatgtgtgtgtgttttttttttaattgaaaatcatttaaaacaaatcatagtcatatttaaattatattttaattagattatattttattgttttacatttcataaaCAGGCATGCTatgctaaaaatgctaaatttagcCCACATTTCAAAGCAATGATGGCATTAAggtatttgcatatttttataattttttttgctaaatataAAGCATTGcctgttttttacatttaaaatgtgtgtagtttttaattattatattttttgaaacattaaaaaatatacatattctTAAAAAGGATTTAGTACATGGTGGATGTGCAGTGCTATAAATGCTAAATTTGAGCAAAATTAAAAGAGTTTCAGggatttttatatattgtttttgtattttatgtttgtgttaAAGAAATTGTAAActcatattttaggtttgaaCTGGAGGTTGTTTTTTGCACTTCAAAGACATGACAGATGTGCAATGCTAAAAATGTTAAAGTGTATCAAAAATTAGGGTTTTTCAaacttatttgaaaaaaaagtgtaaatcataaaaaatattttacttttattgtttttgtaatgtttctCTACTGCATAAAAACAATCGTATTTAAATTGTCCCCAAAAATTTCAAGTGACAAttacttgttttcattttcacaacATACTTTAGTAATAAAAAGcaattagggttttttttttgtttttttcctgccaatCATAAACTTTTCATGCCAAAATgttatagagaaaaaaaaaacatttcagtggTCAAAACTTTTTGTATGACCAATATTTAATAATTTGGAATTATTTGCAGATTTGATTAGCATAGTAAAACTCAAACATGTGACATTTAGTTTGTTTGACGCTCATTCAGTCATGTGACTTTTGTAACTTGTCTGTAACAgcttatattaaaaaatgtatacagtataataataatataaataataataataacaattagtATGACTAAGTGGTTCTGTGTTCAGGATGAGGTGACTGACATATTTTTGGGATCCCCTTTAGGCTCTCTTCCATCGGATGGCGGAGAAGATCGCGTGCAGGAAATAGAGGAGTGTGGCAACGTATGACATCACCTGGATGACATCACACACATGGGTCAGTTTCAGGTGAGTACTTGGGCAACacgatttaataaaaaaaaaaaaattgggaactTACTTGAAATTATGCACCTATTCATGCTACGtaagacaaaacattttttggttgactttaaaattatttaaacgtGTAAAActatatttacacacacacaaatgatgaTATATATAGTGATTAATCCTAAAATCTATGTATACActtgacaaatattttcataaagtttcttaattttaaaaaagtcataCATTTGCAATACAGCCACAAAATGCTAAGTAAATAAGggggaaaatacatttaaaatctgatttttagagctattaaaaaaaaaacaggaaaaatatatatttttctacaaATGACCTTTTTACATGCACCACCATATTGGCAGTTTGTCATTCACAAATTCACAGATTTTGGTGATGCAATCAATCTCTCCCCTATTTCTGGCTCAAAAActcacatatttttttgtgctcagaccaaagccatgtctaatatAAAAATAGTGCTTAGGCATTATCTTGTGGTATCTTAGGGCCAAGAAAGGATTTTGAAGTGAGTTAATGAGCTTCATTTAGTCAAGCCTTAACCTTGTCTAATAGAAAAAGGTGTTTTGCTGCCGTCTTGTGGCATGTGGTCGATTAGTTGTTATTGGCGGCAGGCTACTGCGGCCGCAATTTTAAAAACGGTTaatttgtgcatttgtgtgacatCTTACCACGGCGGCAATGTCCAGCCTGTAGATTTTGAGACGTTCTCCGGTGAGGGACGCAATGACCGGTGTAGCCCCCGAGGAGTTGATGGTGATTCCCCAGCCTTTGAGCACGGTGATATAGGCTAGCACCACAGACGCGCTCAAGTAGAACACCACCGCCAAGAAATGGTAGAACGTGTCCTGCGGGGTGACGAGAAGTGATGACGACAAATGAAAATCTAGCAGGAATTCTGAGGTTCCACTACAGAATGTTAGCCAATCAGCAGTGGCGGTGGGCGTGTCTTACCAAGGCGGGCCAGACGCTGCTCTGATTGGCTCCGCACAGGAAAAGGAAGAACCAGAGCGTGGTGAAGACGAAGCAGAAGACGGACACGAACATGACCCAGCCTAGAGGGTGGTCCGGGTACACACGAGTTGATGCCACCAGGATCCACACCAGGCCGCCAAACACCTGCCAGACaggaacacaaaaatatatatcaggGCTAGTTTAggtacgttagggttaggatttttacctaaatttatgtttttgtttttgttttttaacaatgaaTGTGTATAGTAGTGTTAGAGAGTTTGGGGTTAGAGTGCACAATAAGAAGATGGAATTTGATGTGTTCTTTAAAGTGTGAATTAAGACTAAAACAATcataattgctttaaaaaaatcaaagaaaacattttatgagACACCCAAAATGTCATCAC contains:
- the mrps5 gene encoding small ribosomal subunit protein uS5m isoform X3 — its product is MACWQPSRHGSFFNKLTAEELWKGVLAESGAGARKGRGKRTKRKLRRDLNRGQAIGEGHGGFMWPGLNAPVLKDGTLQSMSRREQAEQQEVQAELVRKRDDWEKRKRMKIKRERGWTGNSWGGISLGAPDPGPNGETYEDFDSRVIEVKSVFNMTAKDGRKRSISALVAVGNGQGAAGFAVGKAADRRTALRKAKNRAIHYLYFIERYNDNTIYHDIESRFKRTTLRMKKQTEGYGLHCHRAIITMCKLIGLKDMYCKVDGSVNLLNVTRALFSGLVKQETHQMLADKKQLHVVEFREERGLLPVVVASPKEGARPQPEPEHEIPDTRLHWDDVRANQGFKRSFWAGIKRTIW
- the LOC144061445 gene encoding myelin and lymphocyte protein-like isoform X1, with translation MAATTTQSMGSLPSGLAICVTVPDMFYLPELVTGGLVWILVASTHVEPPNPLGWVMFVSVFCFVMTLLWVVIFIAGCHKNGSTWVTVDFAYHALAALFYLSAGVDLAFITFLMKAGEFRIYQIDIAAVVFAFTAALLYFIHAVLSSLRWKHF
- the LOC144061445 gene encoding myelin and lymphocyte protein-like isoform X2, with amino-acid sequence MAATTTQSMGSLPSGLAICVTVPDMFYLPELVTGGLVWILVASTHVEPPNPLGWVMFVSVFCFVMTLLWVVIFIAGCHKNGSTWVTVVFAFTAALLYFIHAVLSSLRWKHF
- the LOC144061444 gene encoding myelin and lymphocyte protein-like isoform X2, encoding MLNMKVFGGLVWILVASTRVYPDHPLGWVMFVSVFCFVFTTLWFFLFLCGANQSSVWPALDTFYHFLAVVFYLSASVVLAYITVLKGWGITINSSGATPVIASLTGERLKIYRLDIAAVVMSYVATLLYFLHAIFSAIRWKRA
- the LOC144061444 gene encoding myelin and lymphocyte protein-like isoform X1, whose translation is MASTTSGDVLPTGGGIFTSIPDLFFIPEFVFGGLVWILVASTRVYPDHPLGWVMFVSVFCFVFTTLWFFLFLCGANQSSVWPALDTFYHFLAVVFYLSASVVLAYITVLKGWGITINSSGATPVIASLTGERLKIYRLDIAAVVMSYVATLLYFLHAIFSAIRWKRA